The genomic stretch CACTTTCCCTCTACTATTCCCATTTTATGATCCATAGATTGAAAAGCAAGATTCCATCTTTCAAGAGTTACAAGGCAGTGAAAAGCTCGGGTTATTCAAGTTTTGTTCGAAGTAAGTTAGGTTGATCTACTTAATATTCTTGATTTGGTTGGTTGATGTTTGTTAATTTTAGTCTTTTTCGAATACGATGCTAAGTGTGAACAAGTCTCAGCAGTGTATGTCGAGATATTGTGATGATTTGACTTGTTTGGATGAGCTCTTACATGCCTAAAGGTGTTTGCTTTATTTACATGAAGTGTGATCGCAACTAGGCTTGGAAgtgttattttcataaattttgatttttagtataCCCAATTGCCGATTTCCGAAACATGTCACTGTGGCTTGCACGAGAAATAAAAAGAGGTAAGCTTGTCACAGTCATTACCCACAAAAGTGATCATTAAAAAATTCCGCTACCCACAGTATAAGTGGTGACGATACCCCGTATGTCGAGATGCCCAATGAGTTGGGATAGAATGTTCAGGATGACTCAAAGTTGAGATATCCTGTGAGTTGGGATGCCTCGAGAGTGTCCAGATGAGAAGAAGTAGCGAATATGACGCATGTTCATGTGTATGCATGTGTATgttcacatgtttttttttttttttttttttttgggggggggggggtcggAATAATAAACTTTCATTGCTAAGAAATACCGAACAAACCAAGCTTTTCGACATCAAGACATAAAATAAGCAAAAGGGGTTCGGGGATGGAATAAAGCCAAGTAGAGAGAAGAGTGTCGGATAAGCGGGTTTTAGCGATCCAATCAGCGGCCCTGTTAGGATCGCGGGGAGCCGAAGGAGATTTCGATGTTTCTTCAGCTGGGCCAATAATCTGCAGCAATCCTCGACAATCGTCCGCACAGCCCACTGGCTTTCCTTCAGGCCCGATACAACCTCAACCACCGATAGGCTATCACGAGACAAGTCAATGGGCAGATCAATCATCAGTAGGAGACTTTAGATCTGAACTAACTTCGTTCTCGAGCATTCTTCATTCTTCAACCAAGAGAGAGCTTCTCACGGGCCTTGGGGCTTCTGTAATAAGAGGTGAAGAGGCATGAATCAACTTCGCAGAGCCATCAACGATGATTCGATGTCAAACAACTTACAGATAGCCCGTGTCGCCAGAAATATCCGGGACGAAAGATATTTCGCCGATTTTCGATGTCAAACAGAGTCATATAGTCGATTCGATTTCTAAGTTCCGGCTATTGCAATCAAAGGCTACTCGAACACCATCCCTCTGAGAGCATAAGCTTCAGCCTGAATCGTAATGGGGACAGTCCCGCTTGGATTGGATGCAATGGACCGGCGATAAGGCAGGAACATGGGCATTCCGACTTGGAGGTGCCACCACTTACAGAGTGGATCGTAGGAATGTTGCCGGCGATTATGATGTTTTGCGAAAACGAAGGATGCAAGTGAATGCACTCAGCTCGGTAGTGCGGCACGAGCACCGGGCAAGGCATCATCAAAGACGTGCACCATTTGCCATCCTCGTACTACCATTGAGATCACAGGAGGAGGGGAGCTTTTCCCAATCCCTTCACCTAATTTTCCTCACCTAACATTCTCAGCAATTTTCTGGCTAAAACCAACGATCCTCAGATATTTTTTGGTGCTCTCCAGCGTAGGCCAAATTCGTCAAGAGGGAAATGAAAAGGCATGGCTCGACTGGACAAGCATTTGGTCCCATGACAATGTCTCTGATTGCTCCAGGAATGACCACACTTTAGGACCGTAATTACTGTTGCATCACCAGTATATATAACGACGCTCGACCGGTGCTAGAATTAGCCTCCTGTCTTCGATCCTCATACTTTTCTCGCTGAAATGGAGTACGAGAAATTGACCCTGAAACCTCCGACTTATGGGAACCTTATTACTGTTCTCAGCATCGACGGAGGCGGCATAAGGGGAATGATTCCAGGAGTCATCCTAGCTTGCCTGGAATCTGAGTTACAGGTCATAATGCCCCATGGCATGACActttttattacttttgagGAATGTGTCCTGTGAAACTTGGACCGGTAATTGGTTTTCCCAATTTCTAAAATGGCTAAATTGAGGATCACATCGAAACAAAGGGAAGAAGGAAATTGTTTCCCTAACACTTCCTGATGAGCACCGCAGGTTCTTATTCGACAAAATTGAAGTTTCCTCTTCATTCTGGTCATGTGTTCTCTTTCTATGATGCAGAAGTTGGACGGCGAGGATGCAAGGATCGCGGATTACTTCGACGTCATAGCAGGAACAAGCACCGGTGGACTTCTGGCTGCCATGCTGACAGCACCAAACGGCAAAAACCGTCCCCTGTTCGCCGCCAACGACATCAAATCCTTTTATTTAGACAATGGCCCCAAAATATTCCCACAAAAAAGGTGCAGGCGCTGTCGGAGatcatcttttctttgtttaacCTTAAAATTGCGATCTAGTTCCATCTTTCTCTTCAGTAAACATTCCTAACTGTCCTATTTTTCTGTTGCATTTCATTTCTGAAATAGCTGCTTGTTTTCCTCCATTATGCAATCGGCAAAGCTTGTGTTTGGGCCAAAATATGACGGCAAGTATCTGCACAACCTTCTGAGGGCAAAGCTTGGAAATCTGCGGCTACATCAGACTTTGACCAATGTTGTTATTCCGACCTTCGATGTTAAGCAGCTCCAGCCTGTCATCTTCTCCAGCTTTGAGGTGTACTTTCATTTTCTGCTAGAATAATTATGCGAAAAGCGACCCTTTACCATAGATTGTAAGGCAATTGACACTGCTTTTGTGTGTTCAGGTGAAAAGGAGGACAAGACTCAATGCTATAATTTCAGATATCTGCATCGGTACTTCAGCAGCGCCGACTTACTTGCCGGCCCACTTCTTTCAAACTTCAGACTCTACAGGTGCGCGGAGGGACTTCAATCTCATCGACGGCGGTATGGCGGCTAATAATCCGGTGCGCTGAAAGTCCTCAAGCCCAAGCCTTTCAACTTCATCTCAACCCATTGTTCTTCTTGACATGTCTTCTGTTTTCCTTCCAATTAGACTCTGATTGCTGTCAGCGAAGTGACAAAAGAGATCACCAGGGGATCCCCGGCTTTCAACTCCATAAATGCATCGGAATTTGGCCGGTTTTTGGTGATATCCTTGGGAACTGGATCGGCGAAGGTCGAGGAGAAGTATGAGGCCAAGTCAGTGGCCAGATGGGGTGTCTTTAATTGGTTGATGGGAGGCAATTCGGTTCCTTTAGTGGATGTGTTCATGCAAGGAAGCGCGGACATGGTTGATTTTCACCTTTCTGTGGTTTTCAAATCCCTTAATTGCGAAAGTAACTATCTCAGGATTCAGGTGATACATGATAGGCTTAAACTTCAGATAtctcaataataaaaattagttcttgctcctcttctttttctgagTTTCATGTGGAACATCTAGGCTATTAAATAGAAGAAATGTACATCCCTAGCTAATCATAGTTCTAGCTGCTGCCGAAGTATAACTGGGGATTTGCAGGATGACACATTGAGAGGGACGGTATCGACAGTCGACACTTCTACAAAGGAGAATCTGAACAATCTTGTCAAGGTCGGCGAGGAGTTGTTGAAGAAGCCGGTTTCGAAGGTGAACCTGGAGACCGGTAACTTGGAGCCTTCAAAACTGGAGACTAATGAACAGGCTCTGAAAAGGTACAAGTAGAAGGTCCTTTTTTCCATAACTCAAAGCCATATGTGGTCCTCTGACCATGCCAATTTTATAGGTTCGCAAAGCTGCTTGTGGAAGAGAAGCGCGGCCGTCACGCCAATCATTCCAAAACTCTGTCAAGCAAAGCATAGTATAAAGCTTCAAAGCAGCTCCTACATCACGTAGAACGTCGTCCACAATGTGTGAAATCAGGGAAATCCCTGCCCTATGAATAAGAACCTGGTCGGTCTGAAAGAATTTGCAGTGATTTTGTGAAAGAACAATGATCGATCCTAGTCGTTTAGTATTAAGAGTCAGCAATTGCCCTTTTCCCtgttttctctcctttttcctgtTTTGGCCGTATCGCATTCGGATGTGGTATTGGTCTTCTCTGGCCAGTTCATTACTCCTTATCGTTGGTGTTATTTACTGATGATCGAGCAGGATTTCTTTTACGCTGTCAATAGAGCTAATCAACATTCCACAAGTAAAGCTGGGCATTGTAAGTCCAAACTTTGGAGATGGGCTTTAGAAAAGTATGCTTCCCCACTCCAAGACTTATCTAAAACCAAGTAGTTATACGACGCAGTTTGACTATGCCTATCAACAATGTGTTGAATTCGATGTGTTGAATGGATATAGAGCTCGGTGTTAAGTACGGTTATCACTCGATACATTTGGCTTAAGTGTTGAACAAAGCGAAGATGCCAATGAAAAATGAAGATGCCAATCGATGGATAGTTAGGTCCAATGGCGACTGAGGAGTTGCAATCGCTTGTGGATAAGCTGGACGTGTGACGATGGAGCCTAAAGTTATAAAGATGCGGTTGTAATCATCAATTTGAATATTAACTGCTTATATGTGGTTAACACTTCGTATTATGCTCTATCAATTTTATCAGTTTCCCGTACTTGCATTTACTTCCTTCTAGATTTAATGTTCTCCGTCCTTGTTACGCAAATTCTATTTATGTTCGAATCGCCACTGAGCCGATTCAACAAAAACCAAAGATCAATTTTTGGTGAAATGTACTTTGCTAGTTCCTTGCAAACCAAGATAGTAAGAAAGTGTACTCATCTCCTTCTGGTTCGGTTCCAATCTTCTTGGAAATACCCCCAGAACAAAGTTATGAATGCACCAGTAGTCTCAAGTGACAGAGTGCACTCTTAAGATTGTAAGATGACGGGGGTTAGTCCAAATGATCATATATGCTTAATTATGTATTGGTAAATTATCGGGTATACAATTCAAACATGTGTTGagaatttttgagtttttcgctatttttattttaaaaagtcgCAATCTTTTTAGTTAAGTCTCTTTAATAACGGTAGAATGTCTTGAACTCTCCGAACATTCAACTAATCAATAAacggtttctttttttccggtCTAACATGTCTTCTCCGGTTGATTAGCCCAATCTTGACCAGCAAAATATAGCAGGTTCAGTTTCATCTGATAAGACCATGCGATCGATCGAAAATTTGATCTGTCGaaaggcattttttttattggtcaaGAAACTACACATCTCTGCATAGTGGAAAGATGGAATTGTAGGGTAAGTACCTATAACTTCAAAACGAATGAACATAGAAAAACATTGTTGTACACCAAATCTTCTGTGACGAATTTCAAAGCTGTGTACAGAATGAATGTAAATTTGTAGCATATATAAGGCGTCATCATATAGTTCCTAGAGGCGACAATTTTCCTCGGCGGAGCTGCTTCTCCTTGGACAGCTTTTCAGCTAGTCTGTGTACAGAAGGtaacaagaaacagaaaaagagatcAGCAGATATTCAATTGATTATCGATGGAAAAAATCAATTGTGTCACTAGGAATTCTTTGACAAATTGAATTAGGTAGCCATCTCAACAAATACCTCTTGAGAGCCTCTTCATTTGAACCCTGATTTAAAGGCTCAAAGACCCCATTGTCCAAGTTCACCCTGGACAATGGCTTCTTCAACAATGCCTCTCCAACCTTCACAACATTCTCCAAGTTCTCCCTTGTGGCCGTGTCCACCGAAGCCACATCTCCCGTCAATGTATCATCCTGCATCATTTTTCACTTGTCGTTTTCAGATTACACTTAATGAATGTCATACATTAATATAAAAAAGTTCATTTTCAaggtggtttctttttttctttttatcggtATAATATTGCAATTCAGTGTACCGGTGTTAGTATGATACTGCTCTTTTTGAAAATCAGACAGTGTTTTACCTGAATGCGGAGGTAATTTTCGCATTTAAGAGACTGGAATACAGTGGAGAGATGAATATCCACCATGTCGGCAGTTGCTTGTGTGTAGACATCAACTAAAGGAGTCGAACCACCATTCGTGAGCCAGCCGAGCACACCCCATTTAGATGCTTTCTTGGCACTGTACTTTTTCTCAGATTTCGATGAACCGGTGCCCAGGGACAGAACCAGGAACCTGGTATAGTCTGTTGGCTTCATATCAGGAAGATCAAAATCCGAGTTCGCATTGATTATTTCTTTGGTCACCTCACTTACAGCCACTAGAGCCTGTGATGCATGAATAATAAGAGAAGCAGTTCAAATTATCACGGCATGCTGTTCTAATTCCACGAAAATCAAAATGGATTTCGATGTCTGCATTGTCATGAACGGGTTCATTTATTTTACTCCTCCACCCAAGTACTTACTCCTCAACGAGAATGGGGATAACTAGTAACATTAAAAACATACATATAGAGATGTAGTTATTGTTATTTGGGAGGCTAACTGCAGTGCTCGTCCTGATGCTTTTGCGAACATGGGCAAGGATTTAGAGGACAAGTTTGTTGTTTTTGATGAGACTCCTTCTGGTCTCGATGACTTTAACTCGAATTGTGGTAATGACTTATGTAGTACGTGAACAATGATACTAGTGGAGGGTATGCCCCCTATTTTGGATATGTAATGTTCAGCTAATTTTAACAAAGTCTTaggtttgccaaaaaaaaattggtaggTTCAAGAATACTTGCTAGGTTCTACTTTAACCAACTCAAAATTGGTGAAGTTCTCTACATATATGTGCCTTATAGTGCAAAAGTTTTCTGATACGAATGAGCCTACCGGATTATTTGCCGCGACGCCACCATCAATAAGATTGAATTCCCTGGCTGATCCATTAGGGTTCTTGGTGCTAAAATAGTGGGCTGGAAGGTAAGTTGGTGCAGCCGAAGTTCCGATGCATATGTCTGAGACTAAAGCATCCAAGCTAGGGTTCTTCTTCACCTGAAACTCGCACAACACGGTTAGATAATCAATTAAAACAGTCACAGGGCAACTCATCTTGCTAtccttctttgtttttcacCTAATGCTActtttttgggggttttgtaaGGTTTTTGTACTAATATTGAGTCAACCTGGAAGCTGGAGAAGATAGTAGGCTGCAATTCCTTGATGTCAAATGTTGGAATAATCACATTAGTCAGTGTTTGGTGCAATCTGGTATCTCCCAATTTCTCCTTAACAAGTCTGTGCAGATATTTCCCTCTGTATTTCGGTCCAGCCACGGCTTTGATCATCCTTACAGCGTTGACAATTTTGCTCGGACATCTGATCCATGAAAGAAGCTGAGAGTCATATGTTGGTCAAATAAAATGATACATTGGTCTCTGAAATTTATTAGTAATCTCATCGTAAGATGCGATATAATTACATATTATTTGCCACTGAATTATCAAGACCTGGGCTGAGGGAAGATCTTAGGGCAGTGATCCAAATAGAAGGCCTTGATATCCTTGCCGCCGTATAGAGGGCGGTTCTTCTTGTCCGGCGCCGCCAGCATCGCGGCGATGAGGCCGCCCGTGCTGGTTCCGGCAATAACGTCGAAGTAGTCTGCGATTCTCGCGTCCTCTCCATCCAGCTTCTGCATTGTGCCATAACAAAAAGGCTTGTTTCAGTCTTTCAGGGGGGTAAATGACCAGACCCTAACATAACCAACTTGTCAAACTTTTTCTTGGGCGCGACGGGTCGGGTGGCATCCGCGGCCAGCTTGAGCATGCTATTCAACCCAAAGTTCAATGATGATGTGCACGATTTAAGTGAACATATAGTTAGCTAGTAGGACTATAGATGCATTCAGAGAAGGACATTTTCAGGATGACCTAATCCTTTGCCAAAGATGCAAGGTGCTATCTTAAATGGTTGACATGACAAAAATCATAACAACAAATTGTAGCTACCTGAAGCTCGGACTCTAGGAAACCCAGAATTACACCGGGAATAATTCCCCTAATCCCACCACCATCAATGCTTAGGATGGTGATCAACTTCCCATTAGCAGGAGGCtgcattgatgacatgatacCTAAAGATGGAGAAATGAAGCTGAAGAAATTGAACTCTTTTGAGAGGCTTTGTGAGAAGAGATTGAAATTCTTGGATGAAGTGGTTAATCCTATGCGTTGAGCAGTCCATTTATAGATGACCTGATTAATCCTACTGCGATTCAATCCCTCtgacaatttaatcaatttggaGTGTTTTTCAAAGTTTATGCTATGTTGGTCTCACATTTCCCTCTGattaaaatatattcttttgCCTAACGTTGTTGTTGTCTTTGTCTGTTTGACATGAGGATTGACATGGACGGCCAATCCTTGTCGTCGGAGCCACTTCTCAGCGTACACGTTCTTTAGGCATGAAAGAGATGGAACATTAATCCTTGTAAGAAGAAGCTAGGAAAGACtgattgttcttcttctttttttaaatattggaCAAGATATGGTGATGATACATTAACCTTCGAGTCCCCTCCCGGATTGAACCGGCCCGATTGCTCACATTCGAGTTCAACGAAAAGGGCGATTCTTCCTAAGTCCAAACTCCTCCTTTTGTTCTCGATATATTCCGAATCCGTAATTTACAAGAATTCTTTTGTTTCCCAAATAAAAGACGAGACAATGCGCAGCGTCGAGGGAATGGAAGTTGCACAACCCTTGGGGTCGACATTCAGCTGGAGAATTGTAAGTCTGACCGAGAGAATTTAGGTCAACCTATGCATGGGAGCGAGGTCACGTTGAACAGGCTGATTTATTAACAAATCACCCCACGAGGCCAAATTCTATTAAAGTATTAACCAAATTAAAGCCGTGGTAAACAAGCACTCAGTAAAATATATGTAGTTCGGTTTCCACCGGCGGTCTCTTTGTAAACCCGTTTTATAAATACATAATCCGATAAAATAAGGTATCATAAGCAATGACGAGATGAAGCTGCAGAAAGTCATTGAAATAAAAACTTCGTACTTCTTGAAAGGCGACTCGACAAATACGGTTTGTCGTGTTTATGGTTACGTGAATTGCTTAAACAACTCCAATCAGCCCCTTCATGCAGGCGAGTTGCAGCCTACAATCCGAACCGAGGACGGGTTTTTGGAGTTAGCTCACCCTCGCAAGATCTCGACCCGGAACCTTTTCTTACGTATCTGCATAAACTCACTTTGCAAAAGCTTGCACGACTTTAGATCTAATTCCCTAATTAAAaccaaaaaactcaaactttaggtccaatctcaaatttaccgcaattttttttttgtctaaaaaaaactccaaactctAGGTATAGTCCTCAATATGGCCCAAACTTTTTTCCGTTTcagaaaaaaccctaaactttagaTCCATTCCCGAATTTacctcgaactttttttgtctaagaaaaaaatcactaatttttacTCTACTATCAAATTTTCCCTCATTAGCCCTTTGTCCAAAATAACCACTCAtcgtccctaattttcatatcttagAATAGTTGTATTTTGAAGAATTTCAACAATGTTTATTGGGGTGGAGTTGTTATCCACATAAATTTGCCACGTCAGGCCGTACATATCATCCCATTACTTTGTTGATGTCGTTTTTTTATCGacgtgaaaatgtcacgtcaagttgAGAGGGGAACACAATgtagatttgagaatagattgaaagcttgtgatttttttagacaaaaaaaaaaagtttggggtagatttgggactaaacatatagttttggattttttagagacaaaaaaaagttcggggcaattggaattggacctaaaattgagagatttttctgagataaaaaaaaaagttcggggtaaaTTTGATATTGGatctaaagtttggggtttttttaggGAATCTGACCCCCACACTTTATGAAGTTGTCCTGATTCTTTGTAAAAACAATTTTGACACCCAACAAATTTTAAATGGCAATCTCAATCTCTCTTTCCTCGTTTCACCTCTACGCAACATTGCCGCCTCTGCCGATCACAATTGCTTGCGATCGCTGCTGCCAATCACAATAGCAAAACATACAATAACCTGGACACTTGCTCGCATGAAGGTGCTCCCCTCATGCTTCAACATACTTGAAGCCTTAGGACGTGCGGGATCTTCGGTACGTATGGACTCCATTTTTCCTGATTTGAAAGCTTTTCTCTGATGAATCGATGGcattgaaccttttttttaaataaatcaaAGGCCTTATCAAACTAATTAAAAGTTCGAGAGCAATATTGTACATTaaacaaaaatttaggaatcTAATAGCAGAAATTGAAAGTCGGGGATGATATTTAATATCATACGAAAGATAAGAGACTAACGTTGTCATTGCTCAAGAAAGAATTGTTCATTACTACCGTTGGATTTCTTCCGAGATCAGGGTCCAGATTTTTTGTGGGACCTATGGAGCTTTGCTTGCACGCAAATCTTCTTTTAAGATTTTCCTAGTCCCTTCTAAAAAGATCGAAATGTCGTAGGTGGTCCCTGTACTTTtgctcaaaaattcaaaatcatccTCGTCCTTAATTTTTGCCAATCAATTTTTGCTGAGTGGAACCGTTGAATTGCTGGAATGGAGGTCGGAGTATACGTGTCATGTTGAGGTTCACTCAAAATTATTACGTGGCGCAACATCAAAAACCATGAAACCTAAAAGAGGATCAattgagagag from Rhodamnia argentea isolate NSW1041297 chromosome 2, ASM2092103v1, whole genome shotgun sequence encodes the following:
- the LOC115747868 gene encoding patatin-like protein 2, whose translation is MEYEKLTLKPPTYGNLITVLSIDGGGIRGMIPGVILACLESELQKLDGEDARIADYFDVIAGTSTGGLLAAMLTAPNGKNRPLFAANDIKSFYLDNGPKIFPQKSCLFSSIMQSAKLVFGPKYDGKYLHNLLRAKLGNLRLHQTLTNVVIPTFDVKQLQPVIFSSFEVKRRTRLNAIISDICIGTSAAPTYLPAHFFQTSDSTGARRDFNLIDGGMAANNPTLIAVSEVTKEITRGSPAFNSINASEFGRFLVISLGTGSAKVEEKYEAKSVARWGVFNWLMGGNSVPLVDVFMQGSADMVDFHLSVVFKSLNCESNYLRIQDDTLRGTVSTVDTSTKENLNNLVKVGEELLKKPVSKVNLETGNLEPSKLETNEQALKRFAKLLVEEKRGRHANHSKTLSSKA
- the LOC115747885 gene encoding patatin-like protein 2 — its product is MQPPANGKLITILSIDGGGIRGIIPGVILGFLESELQKLDGEDARIADYFDVIAGTSTGGLIAAMLAAPDKKNRPLYGGKDIKAFYLDHCPKIFPQPRCPSKIVNAVRMIKAVAGPKYRGKYLHRLVKEKLGDTRLHQTLTNVIIPTFDIKELQPTIFSSFQVKKNPSLDALVSDICIGTSAAPTYLPAHYFSTKNPNGSAREFNLIDGGVAANNPALVAVSEVTKEIINANSDFDLPDMKPTDYTRFLVLSLGTGSSKSEKKYSAKKASKWGVLGWLTNGGSTPLVDVYTQATADMVDIHLSTVFQSLKCENYLRIQDDTLTGDVASVDTATRENLENVVKVGEALLKKPLSRVNLDNGVFEPLNQGSNEEALKRLAEKLSKEKQLRRGKLSPLGTI